A window of Mangifera indica cultivar Alphonso chromosome 11, CATAS_Mindica_2.1, whole genome shotgun sequence contains these coding sequences:
- the LOC123229867 gene encoding LOW QUALITY PROTEIN: ubinuclein-1 (The sequence of the model RefSeq protein was modified relative to this genomic sequence to represent the inferred CDS: inserted 1 base in 1 codon), which translates to MEEDKTAGGGDRVSGGDSSSKPTSSFLKSGDRQVFAVELRPGGTTYVSWKKLVKDANRANNIGSSKASDPQPISRSNLESRIAPGQAEEDKGKDEPAPKRFSAVIEKIERLYMGKDSSDEELNDTPDDDQYDTEDSFIDDAELDEYFEVDNSAIKHDGFFVNRGKLERVEPAVIPNQQPKKRRRKDLARGLGESDDGRMPNKHAKVNKAAAGKSATLVGKTIPTQNLAVTSESYGDVKGQNQLNLSVVPSKKKSADMKMTLDPASLKNLNGGASVSLAEPKDTERQKTGVILAKNVSSKLKDVSRPSDASHQKYHDHSAHSQSKFQSGKLLRDVDELEPSVCQREKNGIHELATFNVSEGKYQKSKSFHIHKKDGSSARPKSSMLERAIRELEKMVAESRPPAMENQEADTSSQAIKRRLPREIKLKLAKVARLAQASQGKVSKELINRLMSILGHIIQLRTLKRNLKIMINMGLSDKQEKDDRFQQIKREVVEMIKVRVPSLESKAFEHQAGASDDFQEIGEEKGVIKRKHSMDTDLEDKICDLYDLYVDGLDEDAGPQIRKLYVELAHLWPNGFMDNHGIKRAICRAKERRREQYNRHKDQEKIKRKKMLTHKTEDSIQIETGAIVQPPYTRERLGSGSGGHSLATASKPISNTTVASMRTPSPSANGERLKQEKLKGSSSNSMDETKAXDSMMTKKKVKRKPEQDLDGTPLNPEKLSAPLSDERHKSQKLSAGLPQKSNLQPNFEQSS; encoded by the exons ATGGAGGAAGATAAGACCGCCGGCGGCGGTGACAGAGTTTCCGGTGGCGACTCATCATCGAAGCCGACGTCTTCATTCCTGAAATCAGGTGACCGGCAGGTGTTTGCGGTGGAGCTCCGACCCGGAGGGACCACGTATGTGTCCTGGAAGAAGCTCGTGAAAGACGCTAACAGAGCCAATAATATCGGATCTTCCAAAGCGTCCGACCCGCAACCCATTTCTCGCTCTAACCTTGAGTCTCGCATAGCCCCT GGACAAGCAGAAGAGGACAAAGGGAAAGACGAGCCTGCTCCTAAGCGTTTCAGTGCTGTTATTGAGAAGATTGAACGCCTTTACATG GGTAAGGATAGTAGTGATGAAGAACTAAATGATACTCCTGATGATGATCAGTATGATACAGAAGACTCTTTTATTGATGATGCTGAACTG GATGAATATTTTGAGGTTGATAATTCAGCAATAAAACATGATGGATTCTTTGTTAACAGGGGAAAGCTGGAGCGTGT TGAACCTGCTGTAATACCCAACCAACAACCAAAGAAAAGGCGAAGAAAAGATTTGGCAAGGGGTCTTGGTGAGAGTGACGATGGTCGTATGCCAAATAAACATGCAAAAGTAAATAAAGCAGCTGCTGGGAAGTCAGCAACATTGGTCGGAAAAACCATTCCTACTCAGAATTTGGCTGTGACAAGTGAAAGCTATGGGGATGTAAAAGGCCAGAATCAATTGAATCTTTCTGTAGTTCCTTCCAAAAAGAAAAGTGCTGATATGAAAATGACCTTGGATCCtgcatctcttaaaaatttaaatggtGGTGCTTCAGTTTCTTTGGCAGAACCAAAAGATACTGAAAGGCAGAAGACAGGTGTTATTCTGGCAAAGAATGTCAGTAGCAAATTAAAAGATGTTAGCAGACCTTCTGATGCTTCACATCAGAAATACCATGATCATAGTGCTCATTCACAGTCAAAATTCCAATCTGGAAAATTATTGCGTGATGTTGATGAGCTGGAGCCATCTGTTtgtcaaagagaaaaaaatggcATTCATGAACTGGCAACATTTAATGTTTCAGAGGGCAAGTATCAAAAAtca AAAAGTTTTCACATTCACAAAAAGGATGGTTCTAGTGCAAGGCCTAAAAGTTCTATGCTTGAAAGGGCCATCAGGGAGTTAGAGAAGATGGTTGCAGAAT CAAGGCCACCTGCTATGGAAAACCAAGAAGCTGATACTTCATCCCAAGCAATAAAAAGAAGATTGCCTAGAGAAATAAAGCTAAAGCTTGCCAAAGTCGCTAGACTAGCG CAGGCAAGCCAGGGAAAGGTATCAAAAGAGTTAATTAATCGCCTAATGAGTATCCTTGGACACATAATACAGCTCAGAACACTTAAG agaaacttaaaaataatgattaacATGGGTTTGTCAGATAAGCAAGAGAAAGATGATAGGTTTCAACAGATAAAGAGGGAAGTTGTTGAGATGATAAAAGTGCGAGTGCCCTCTTTGGAGTCCAAG GCATTTGAGCATCAAGCTGGAGCTTCAGATGATTTTCAAGAAATTGGAGAAGAGAAAGGAgttattaaaagaaaacatagCATGGATACAGACTTGGAGGACAAGATTTGTGATCTCTATGACCTTTATGTTGAT GGACTGGATGAAGATGCGGGTCCTCAAATTAGAAAGCTTTATGTGGAG CTTGCACATTTGTGGCCAAATGGTTTTATGGACAACCATGGGATTAAACGTGCAATTTGTAGAGCAAAGGAGAGAAGAAGGGAACAGTACAACAGACATAAG GATCAGGAGAaaattaagaggaaaaaaatgcTGACACATAAAACAGAGGATAGCATTCAAATTGAGACTGGTGCAATTGTGCAGCCACCATATACACGAGAGAGACTAGGCTCTGGTTCAGGTGGTCATAGTCTAGCAACAGCTAGCAAACCAATTTCTAATACAACAGTAGCTTCCATGAGGACACCCAGTCCCTCAGCCAATGGGGAGAGGCTAAAACAAGAGAAACTGAAGGGAAGTTCAAGCAATTCAATGGATGAAACAAAGG GGGACAGCATGATGACGAAGAAAAAGGTAAAGAGGAAGCCAGAACAGGATTTGGATGGAACTCCATTGAATCCAGAGAAATTATCTGCCCCACTGAGTGATGAAAGACACAAGTCGCAAAAGCTGTCTGCAGGTCTTCCCCAGAAATCAAATCTTCAGCCAAATTTCGAACAGTCAAGCTGA